In Alteribacter lacisalsi, a genomic segment contains:
- a CDS encoding carbohydrate ABC transporter permease codes for MAVEDKSSKWLSFIFLSVMALFWILPLLWVLSTSLKPESQAISWPIRWIPETITFQNYVDVFLRQDVPILRWFWNSFFIATVHTALMLLFNSMSAYAFARLKFRGRDVLFWGLMGTMMIPPVMNLVPLYGLISTLGWVNNYAAMIFPGLASVFGIFLLRQFFIGIPHELEEAARIDGASSFFIYWKIILPLAKPSLVVLALFTFMANWNDYLWPLIVTTSADMRTLPVGLAIMQGQFNIQFAKLMAATLFSALPVVILFIFAQRFIVKGIAMSGIKG; via the coding sequence ATGGCTGTAGAAGATAAATCTTCAAAGTGGCTCAGTTTCATCTTTTTGAGTGTTATGGCACTTTTCTGGATTCTGCCGCTGCTTTGGGTACTGTCCACTTCCCTGAAGCCTGAAAGCCAGGCAATCTCCTGGCCGATCCGCTGGATTCCGGAAACGATTACCTTTCAGAACTATGTAGATGTGTTCCTCCGACAGGATGTCCCGATTTTAAGATGGTTCTGGAACAGCTTCTTTATAGCGACCGTTCATACAGCTTTAATGCTGCTGTTTAATTCCATGTCTGCCTACGCCTTTGCCAGACTTAAATTCAGAGGGCGGGACGTACTGTTCTGGGGCCTGATGGGTACGATGATGATCCCGCCGGTGATGAACCTGGTGCCTCTTTACGGTCTCATCAGTACGCTCGGCTGGGTAAACAACTATGCCGCCATGATCTTTCCCGGTCTTGCCAGCGTATTCGGCATCTTTTTATTAAGACAGTTCTTTATCGGAATACCTCATGAACTGGAGGAAGCCGCCAGAATTGACGGCGCATCAAGCTTCTTTATCTACTGGAAAATCATTCTGCCGCTCGCCAAGCCTTCCCTTGTCGTTCTTGCCCTCTTTACATTTATGGCGAACTGGAACGATTACCTGTGGCCTTTAATCGTCACCACCAGTGCGGATATGAGAACACTTCCGGTGGGTCTTGCCATTATGCAGGGCCAGTTTAATATTCAGTTCGCCAAATTGATGGCCGCTACCCTGTTCTCGGCGCTGCCGGTTGTCATTCTCTTTATTTTTGCCCAGCGTTTCATCGTGAAAGGTATTGCGATGAGCGGTATTAAAGGATAA
- the galE gene encoding UDP-glucose 4-epimerase GalE, protein MAVLVCGGAGYIGSHAALALLEKNEEVVVVDNLQTGHKDAVSEGAKLYSGDLRDEAFLNTVFEENDIESVIHFAADSLVGVSMEEPLQYYSNNVYGAMCLLSAMKEHGVSRIVFSSTAAAYGEPVSVPIQETDPTVPGNPYGETKLAIEKMLKWCGEAYGIRSISLRYFNVAGADMSGRIGEDHTPETHLIPIVLQVALGQRDKIMIFGDDYHTPDGTCIRDYIHVSDLIDAHLLALGRLRDGHGSSVYNLGNGNGFSVKEVIETARKVTGREIPAELAPRRAGDPARLVASSDKARSELGWEPAYPELEKIIDSAWNWHRQRPNGYEDGQ, encoded by the coding sequence ATGGCAGTATTGGTATGCGGCGGAGCAGGTTATATCGGCAGCCATGCAGCGCTGGCGCTGCTTGAAAAAAATGAAGAAGTCGTGGTCGTGGACAACCTCCAGACCGGCCATAAGGACGCAGTAAGCGAAGGGGCAAAGCTGTACAGCGGCGACCTTCGGGACGAGGCTTTTCTAAACACTGTTTTTGAAGAAAATGACATCGAGTCGGTCATTCATTTTGCAGCTGATTCCCTTGTGGGCGTAAGCATGGAGGAGCCGCTTCAGTATTACAGCAACAACGTATACGGAGCCATGTGTCTTTTGAGCGCAATGAAAGAGCACGGCGTGTCACGCATTGTGTTTTCCTCTACAGCAGCAGCTTACGGCGAACCAGTCAGTGTTCCGATTCAGGAAACTGATCCGACAGTCCCCGGCAATCCTTATGGTGAGACGAAATTGGCCATTGAAAAAATGCTCAAGTGGTGCGGTGAGGCTTACGGCATCCGTTCCATATCGCTCCGGTATTTCAACGTGGCAGGTGCCGATATGTCCGGCAGAATCGGGGAAGACCACACACCGGAAACACATTTAATTCCGATCGTTCTGCAAGTAGCACTCGGTCAGAGGGATAAAATCATGATTTTCGGCGACGATTATCATACACCTGACGGCACGTGTATCCGTGATTACATTCATGTCAGTGACTTGATTGACGCTCATCTCCTTGCTTTAGGGCGTCTCAGAGACGGGCATGGGAGCAGCGTGTATAACCTTGGCAACGGAAACGGCTTCAGCGTGAAAGAAGTCATTGAAACAGCCAGGAAAGTAACGGGAAGAGAGATTCCGGCAGAGCTTGCCCCTCGGAGAGCGGGGGATCCGGCACGGCTTGTGGCCTCCTCAGATAAGGCACGAAGCGAACTTGGCTGGGAACCGGCATACCCCGAACTGGAAAAGATCATTGATAGTGCCTGGAACTGGCACCGTCAGCGTCCCAATGGCTACGAGGATGGGCAGTAA
- a CDS encoding galactokinase — protein MKRKLLDLYSDAFDRTDWTASECRLFFAPGRVNLIGEHIDYNGGSVLPATLSLGTYVLVVPRKDRQVRLYSGNFEGKGIIEFSLDELIYEKKDDWANYPKGVLSVFADKGHKGTAGFDAVFYGNIPNGAGLSSSASIEVVTAVMWNELNGFGVDPVTLVQWCQQAENDFIGVNCGIMDQFSIGLGKKDHAILLDCDSLSYEYTPLELGEYVLVVANTNKRRGLADSKYNERRSECERAMQALQMELRINELCELTPESFEEHADLIEEQVVRKRAKHAVTEHARTLQAAKRLKAGELKQFGLLMNDSHVSLRDDYEVTGKELDALVSAAWEEESVIGARMTGAGFGGCTVNLIHRDNLDQVLSRIGEKYKQVTGLNAVFYVADSGEGAHEITGE, from the coding sequence ATGAAACGTAAACTGCTTGATTTATATTCAGACGCTTTCGACAGGACGGACTGGACGGCGTCGGAGTGTCGGCTGTTCTTCGCCCCGGGAAGAGTGAATCTGATCGGTGAACATATCGATTACAACGGAGGAAGCGTGCTTCCGGCCACCCTGAGTCTGGGAACGTACGTACTTGTTGTCCCGAGAAAGGACAGACAGGTGAGGCTCTATTCTGGAAACTTTGAAGGTAAAGGAATAATTGAATTCAGTCTGGATGAACTCATTTATGAAAAGAAGGATGACTGGGCGAATTACCCGAAAGGGGTTCTTTCGGTTTTTGCTGACAAGGGCCATAAGGGAACTGCCGGGTTTGACGCGGTGTTTTACGGCAATATCCCAAACGGAGCGGGCCTTTCCTCCTCGGCCTCCATTGAAGTGGTGACAGCCGTCATGTGGAATGAACTGAACGGATTCGGGGTGGATCCGGTGACGCTCGTGCAGTGGTGCCAGCAGGCGGAGAACGATTTTATCGGCGTAAACTGCGGCATCATGGATCAATTTTCCATCGGGCTCGGAAAAAAAGACCATGCGATTCTGCTCGACTGCGACAGCCTCTCCTACGAATACACGCCCCTGGAGCTTGGGGAGTACGTTCTAGTGGTGGCAAACACGAACAAACGGCGGGGTCTGGCAGACTCAAAGTATAATGAACGGCGCAGTGAGTGTGAAAGAGCGATGCAGGCTCTACAGATGGAGCTCCGTATAAACGAGCTTTGCGAGCTCACTCCCGAATCGTTTGAGGAACATGCAGACCTTATAGAAGAGCAGGTGGTGAGAAAACGGGCGAAGCATGCGGTAACGGAGCATGCGCGGACACTTCAGGCGGCGAAAAGGCTGAAAGCAGGGGAGCTGAAACAGTTTGGGCTCCTGATGAATGATTCCCACGTTTCTCTGAGAGACGATTACGAAGTGACAGGAAAAGAACTGGATGCACTCGTATCGGCTGCCTGGGAAGAGGAAAGCGTGATTGGTGCCCGGATGACAGGTGCAGGCTTTGGAGGATGCACCGTCAATCTGATACACAGAGACAACCTCGATCAGGTGCTCAGCCGGATCGGTGAAAAATATAAACAGGTGACCGGACTGAATGCAGTCTTCTACGTGGCTGACAGCGGTGAAGGTGCACACGAAATTACCGGTGAATAA
- a CDS encoding family 1 glycosylhydrolase: MKQEMAPLVWAVGIENTFVTQIERGERPLDEYELTQHYTYWKEDLDRARVSGATMIRYGIPWHRIEKTEGSFDWSWVDEVMDYFDRNRQLVPIIDLIHYGTPHWLKGEFLNGRYPEAVSRYAAAFARRYGHFIKYYTPLNEPYVNAEFCGLNGVWPPYQKGLTGFYRLIIQLGRGIRKTVESVKNAVPDAVFVHVDATKKYFTRDPRLIEETELWNENSLIMWELLQGRITSHHPLYNFMVDHGTRPWELEEFLDCPVEPDIVGVNYYPQFSVHEVRRDEMGSIIMPHVLGNEEDMSEIIRECFRRYKKPVMITETSFRGSEYERISWLEASVKACRSLRSEGIPVTGLTWFPFMDLVDWEYRTSGKSAEEELLPFGLYTMTLQNGVMVREKNSVCSHFEALAVEKENK, translated from the coding sequence ATGAAACAGGAAATGGCACCACTGGTCTGGGCTGTGGGAATTGAAAACACCTTTGTGACCCAGATCGAAAGAGGGGAGCGTCCCCTCGATGAATATGAACTGACCCAGCATTATACCTACTGGAAAGAGGATCTTGACCGGGCCAGGGTCTCCGGGGCCACTATGATCCGCTATGGCATTCCGTGGCATAGAATTGAGAAGACGGAGGGGTCATTTGACTGGTCCTGGGTTGATGAGGTTATGGATTATTTTGACCGGAACCGACAGCTGGTTCCAATTATTGATCTGATTCATTATGGTACGCCGCACTGGCTGAAAGGGGAGTTTTTGAACGGGAGATATCCTGAAGCTGTGAGCCGCTACGCAGCAGCATTTGCACGCCGGTACGGACATTTCATCAAATACTATACACCTCTGAATGAACCTTACGTGAATGCAGAGTTCTGCGGGCTCAACGGAGTCTGGCCCCCATACCAGAAAGGGCTTACCGGTTTTTACCGGCTCATTATACAGCTGGGCCGCGGAATCAGAAAGACGGTTGAGAGTGTAAAAAACGCTGTTCCTGATGCTGTTTTTGTTCATGTGGATGCGACAAAAAAATATTTCACCAGAGATCCGCGGCTGATCGAAGAGACGGAACTATGGAATGAAAACAGTCTGATTATGTGGGAGCTTCTGCAGGGCAGAATCACTTCGCATCACCCACTGTACAATTTCATGGTGGACCACGGAACCCGTCCGTGGGAGCTCGAGGAATTTCTTGACTGTCCGGTGGAACCGGACATCGTTGGTGTAAACTACTACCCCCAATTCAGTGTGCACGAAGTCAGACGGGATGAGATGGGCAGTATCATTATGCCTCACGTGCTTGGAAACGAAGAGGATATGAGCGAGATCATCCGTGAATGCTTCCGCCGTTATAAAAAACCGGTTATGATTACCGAAACGAGCTTCAGAGGCTCTGAGTATGAGAGGATCAGCTGGCTTGAGGCAAGTGTGAAAGCGTGCCGCAGTCTCCGCTCGGAAGGCATCCCGGTTACGGGACTTACCTGGTTTCCTTTTATGGACCTGGTGGACTGGGAATACCGCACATCCGGTAAATCGGCAGAAGAGGAGCTTCTCCCGTTCGGGCTATACACGATGACACTCCAGAACGGAGTAATGGTCAGAGAGAAAAACAGTGTGTGCAGCCATTTCGAAGCTTTAGCAGTTGAAAAAGAGAACAAATAA
- a CDS encoding glycoside hydrolase family 2 protein: MSIPRSEYPRPQFVREDWMNLNGKWEFDFDDQDQGVENRWFESHKFSREITVPFCYESELSGINEQDFHDRVWYRRAFTVPGEWSGKRVILHFGAVDYRAQVWVNGTCVTSHEGGHVPFHADVTTELIKGENEVVVRVEDAVHDLDQPRGKQYWKERSEGIFYTRTTGIWQTVWLEAVADSHLEKVKLTPDIDKDEITIDYTVKNSRPGQQLEVSISFDGEAVAEDSIKLNGSRGTRSISLHDFHVHDEGRLWSPEHPNLYDVVFRLKEDGQVTDEAASYFGMRKISVENGVVMLNNRPYYMKLVLDQGYFPQGLLTSPSDEDIKKDVELTKEMGFNGARKHQKIEDPRYLYWTDKLGLLVWGEMANAYTFTDDAVRRMTAEWQEAIERDYNHPSIVAWVPVNESWGVPKLLADKRQQDHTLGMYYLTKSLDNTRLVMSNDGWEHTKSDLCTIHDYESDKEVLKERYCSVESIMESTPGHRLIYVPEYGYQGEPIQVTEFGGIAYKKSDWEGWGYSGATDDEDFTRRYYAVVSAMLESPLVQGFCYTQLTDVEQEINGLLTYDREPKIPLETIRKINEGRDLSRFSTEGEEK; encoded by the coding sequence ATGTCAATTCCACGTTCTGAGTATCCGCGTCCGCAGTTTGTCCGAGAAGATTGGATGAATCTTAATGGAAAGTGGGAGTTTGATTTTGATGATCAGGATCAGGGAGTAGAAAACAGGTGGTTTGAGAGTCATAAGTTTTCCAGAGAGATTACCGTACCGTTCTGTTACGAAAGTGAACTGAGCGGGATCAATGAACAGGATTTCCATGATCGCGTCTGGTACAGACGGGCCTTTACTGTCCCGGGGGAGTGGAGCGGAAAACGCGTCATTCTTCACTTCGGGGCAGTCGACTACCGTGCTCAGGTGTGGGTGAACGGCACGTGCGTGACTTCACATGAAGGCGGGCATGTTCCGTTTCACGCTGATGTTACCACCGAACTGATAAAAGGTGAAAACGAAGTGGTTGTGCGTGTGGAGGATGCGGTACATGATCTGGATCAGCCCCGTGGAAAGCAGTACTGGAAAGAGCGTTCGGAAGGCATTTTTTACACTCGGACGACAGGGATCTGGCAGACCGTCTGGCTTGAGGCAGTAGCCGATTCCCATTTGGAAAAAGTGAAGCTTACTCCTGATATCGACAAGGATGAAATCACCATTGATTACACGGTGAAAAACAGCCGGCCGGGACAGCAGCTCGAAGTCAGCATCAGTTTTGACGGTGAAGCTGTAGCGGAGGATTCAATTAAACTCAACGGCAGCAGAGGCACAAGAAGCATCAGCCTTCATGACTTTCATGTCCACGACGAAGGCCGCCTCTGGAGTCCGGAGCATCCGAACCTTTATGATGTGGTGTTTCGTCTGAAGGAGGATGGACAGGTTACTGATGAGGCGGCAAGCTACTTCGGTATGAGAAAGATTTCGGTTGAAAACGGCGTGGTCATGCTGAACAACCGGCCTTATTACATGAAGCTGGTCCTTGACCAGGGATACTTCCCGCAGGGACTTCTGACCTCGCCTTCCGATGAAGATATTAAAAAAGATGTGGAACTCACAAAGGAGATGGGCTTTAACGGAGCCCGCAAGCACCAGAAAATAGAAGACCCGCGCTATCTTTACTGGACAGACAAGCTCGGTCTTCTTGTCTGGGGGGAAATGGCGAATGCCTACACCTTCACAGACGATGCCGTCCGGCGGATGACTGCCGAATGGCAGGAAGCGATTGAGCGGGATTACAACCACCCCTCCATCGTTGCCTGGGTGCCGGTGAATGAAAGCTGGGGTGTGCCGAAGCTGCTTGCAGACAAGCGCCAGCAGGATCACACGCTTGGCATGTACTACCTTACAAAGTCACTGGACAACACCCGTCTGGTGATGTCAAACGACGGCTGGGAGCATACCAAGTCGGATCTCTGCACGATTCACGATTATGAAAGTGATAAAGAGGTGCTTAAAGAGCGCTACTGTTCGGTTGAATCAATCATGGAATCCACTCCCGGTCACCGTCTAATATATGTACCGGAATACGGCTATCAGGGAGAGCCGATCCAGGTGACCGAGTTTGGCGGTATTGCCTATAAGAAAAGCGACTGGGAGGGCTGGGGCTATTCCGGTGCCACAGATGACGAGGATTTCACCCGCAGGTATTATGCGGTGGTTTCGGCTATGCTTGAGTCCCCGCTGGTCCAGGGCTTCTGCTATACGCAGCTTACAGATGTGGAGCAGGAAATTAACGGACTGCTTACCTACGACCGGGAACCTAAAATTCCGCTCGAAACAATCAGGAAGATCAATGAAGGACGCGATCTTTCCCGATTTTCAACTGAAGGTGAAGAAAAATGA
- a CDS encoding carbohydrate ABC transporter permease: MKLQKNGGIPLNQPVKPGRTDWKEKYAPLIFISPHLFFFIIFLAYPTLYGIYISFHSWNFFTDATFVGLQNYANILWVTDSLFFDYFWAAFRATLIFVILSVPFLVIIPLFLAIGINTRPFGHNFFRALFYAPSLLSVVTVVLIWIWMLDTNAGLVNYYLAYLGLDAIPWLTRAPWVWISLVLMTIWWTIGTNMILFLAGLGEIPDQLYEAAKIDGANKIQQFFHVTLPGLKGPMAFVVIMTTLASFNVMAQPQLATGGGPGYETRVLILYIYEVGFTGGNPRAGLAAAMSVILGMILLSISLIQFKLMTREK, encoded by the coding sequence ATGAAATTACAAAAAAATGGCGGGATTCCGTTGAACCAGCCGGTTAAGCCTGGCAGAACAGACTGGAAGGAAAAGTACGCACCGTTGATATTTATTTCACCACATTTGTTTTTCTTCATTATCTTTCTTGCCTATCCAACGCTCTACGGTATTTATATCAGCTTTCACAGCTGGAACTTTTTCACCGATGCCACCTTTGTCGGACTTCAGAATTACGCCAATATCCTGTGGGTGACTGACAGCCTGTTCTTTGACTACTTCTGGGCAGCTTTCAGGGCAACCCTCATATTTGTGATTCTCTCTGTACCCTTTCTTGTGATTATTCCTTTGTTTCTGGCAATCGGAATTAACACAAGGCCTTTTGGACACAATTTTTTCCGTGCATTATTTTACGCCCCCAGTCTTTTGTCCGTTGTAACAGTGGTCCTGATCTGGATCTGGATGCTGGATACAAACGCCGGACTGGTAAACTACTACCTCGCCTATCTGGGACTCGATGCGATTCCCTGGCTGACCCGGGCACCGTGGGTATGGATTTCTCTTGTACTTATGACGATCTGGTGGACAATTGGAACGAATATGATCTTATTCCTTGCCGGACTCGGTGAGATTCCGGATCAATTATATGAAGCCGCAAAAATTGACGGAGCCAATAAAATTCAGCAGTTTTTCCATGTAACACTGCCCGGTCTCAAGGGGCCGATGGCTTTCGTCGTGATCATGACAACCCTCGCCTCGTTTAACGTCATGGCCCAGCCGCAGCTTGCCACTGGCGGTGGACCGGGATACGAAACACGGGTGTTAATTCTTTATATCTACGAGGTCGGTTTCACCGGTGGAAATCCGCGGGCCGGTCTAGCAGCAGCGATGTCCGTCATACTCGGGATGATCCTGCTGTCCATCAGCTTAATCCAGTTTAAATTAATGACAAGAGAAAAATAG
- a CDS encoding ABC transporter substrate-binding protein — protein sequence MKKSRFLLSLGLGAGLLALAACGDQPTDEDQAGGEDNGNGNGDGEVEEQAETDTPGDVGDADITLEFWNGFTGPDGEDIAQIIAAFNEENEGEIAVRTQTMPWDNFYDQYRTVVTAGEAPDIAIMHLDQVAGYARYDLLTPLDELFEGVGLEEDDFIPEVWNAGVYEDSRYAIPLDVHPLTLFYNVDLLEEAGYSEPPETYDELVEMSLAVQDATDSYGIAMPVYWPSNMIFYSSLVSHGGDTVSEDGMTALYNSPEGEEALQKMVDLVYEHEVSPSDVQQDGEVTLFRQGNSAFHLNGIWMTAGFEDQDGLNFAAAPVPSFGGEEGVWAGSHNFVLPVQQDEDPERQEAAMKFIEYVSENSLQWAKAGQVPASYSVLESDEFRELEHQYNASQQTFIFPPATPFYADTWGPTGPAVDEAMLGQLDPAEALDRAAREGEANAEDAAQ from the coding sequence ATGAAGAAAAGCAGATTTCTACTATCGCTCGGACTTGGTGCAGGACTTCTTGCTCTGGCAGCATGTGGAGACCAGCCTACAGATGAAGATCAGGCCGGCGGCGAGGACAATGGTAATGGTAATGGTGATGGGGAAGTAGAAGAGCAGGCTGAAACTGACACACCTGGGGATGTCGGCGATGCTGACATAACGCTTGAATTCTGGAATGGGTTTACAGGACCTGACGGTGAAGACATCGCTCAGATCATCGCAGCCTTCAATGAAGAAAATGAAGGTGAAATTGCCGTTCGCACCCAGACGATGCCATGGGATAACTTCTATGATCAGTACCGCACGGTTGTAACGGCAGGAGAAGCTCCTGATATTGCCATCATGCACCTGGACCAGGTTGCAGGCTATGCGAGATATGATCTGCTCACTCCTCTTGACGAATTGTTTGAAGGTGTTGGTCTGGAAGAAGATGATTTTATTCCGGAAGTATGGAATGCAGGGGTTTATGAGGACAGCCGTTATGCCATTCCTCTTGACGTTCACCCGCTGACCCTGTTCTATAATGTTGATCTTCTCGAGGAAGCCGGCTATTCCGAGCCGCCGGAGACCTATGATGAACTGGTTGAAATGTCACTTGCCGTGCAGGATGCGACTGATTCATACGGAATCGCGATGCCGGTTTACTGGCCAAGTAACATGATTTTTTACAGCTCCCTTGTCTCCCACGGCGGTGATACTGTCAGTGAAGACGGGATGACAGCCCTTTATAATTCACCTGAAGGAGAAGAAGCCCTTCAGAAGATGGTTGACCTTGTGTATGAGCATGAAGTATCTCCTTCCGATGTCCAGCAGGATGGTGAAGTCACACTGTTCCGCCAGGGTAACAGCGCCTTTCACCTCAACGGCATCTGGATGACTGCAGGCTTTGAGGATCAGGACGGACTGAACTTTGCTGCTGCTCCTGTTCCAAGCTTCGGCGGTGAGGAAGGTGTCTGGGCAGGATCCCATAACTTCGTTCTCCCTGTCCAGCAGGATGAAGATCCTGAAAGACAGGAAGCGGCCATGAAATTTATTGAATACGTTTCCGAAAACAGCCTTCAGTGGGCAAAAGCCGGACAGGTTCCAGCTTCCTATTCTGTCCTTGAGAGTGATGAGTTCAGAGAGCTGGAGCATCAGTACAACGCTTCCCAGCAGACGTTCATTTTCCCTCCTGCGACACCGTTCTACGCTGACACATGGGGGCCGACCGGTCCTGCTGTCGATGAAGCCATGCTTGGACAGCTTGATCCTGCAGAAGCCCTCGACAGAGCCGCACGTGAAGGTGAAGCAAACGCAGAAGACGCTGCACAGTAA
- a CDS encoding glycoside hydrolase family 43 protein, producing MTYTNPVIAVKGVDHGDPAVLKYNGMYYLYHTGPRDVPVYKSYDLVHWQPCGSALSASDEPDHWAQIDLWAPEVIHENSVFYMYVTGAMRKEDGSADDEIRHIGVAKSHSPEGPFELAEQPLTDEWSIDAHPFKDEDGTWYLYYNVRNETTRGPGGVIGTGNVVDRMTSLESLSGSPALVVKPEHEWEGNKENSFFWNEGPFVLKKNGTYYQMYSAGFFGDDTYGVYYATSRVPMGSGGMDDTSWKKWGRGKPILKTNEACHGPGHHVVVKGPDGVEDFIVYHGYEPGENLPERRVRLGRLSWEDDHILLEPPVTGELPMPRKPDFDGRFLTDPARINKGLASCAFDDYLFETNVALPGGSCSEAGGCLAYKDENTRLAWALNRQAGTFTVSARKEGNAVYIEEWPLPADFDYEAYHTVRAVVSGEKVSIRIDSIEVAFLSWSTGGKAMVSEDSCADYRGTILTELQR from the coding sequence ATGACCTATACGAATCCGGTTATTGCCGTAAAGGGAGTCGACCATGGGGACCCGGCCGTTTTAAAATACAACGGCATGTACTATCTCTACCATACGGGGCCCCGTGACGTTCCTGTCTACAAATCATACGATCTTGTACACTGGCAACCCTGCGGCTCGGCACTCAGTGCCTCTGATGAACCGGATCACTGGGCCCAGATTGATCTCTGGGCACCGGAGGTCATTCATGAAAACAGTGTTTTCTACATGTATGTGACAGGTGCCATGAGAAAAGAGGACGGCAGCGCCGATGATGAGATCAGGCATATCGGGGTGGCGAAAAGCCACTCTCCGGAAGGGCCATTCGAGCTTGCGGAGCAGCCCCTGACAGATGAATGGTCCATCGATGCCCACCCATTCAAGGATGAGGACGGCACATGGTATCTGTATTACAACGTCCGCAATGAGACCACCCGGGGGCCGGGTGGGGTAATCGGGACTGGAAATGTGGTCGACCGGATGACCAGCCTGGAGTCGCTGAGTGGCAGTCCAGCTCTGGTGGTAAAGCCGGAGCACGAGTGGGAAGGCAATAAGGAAAACTCTTTTTTCTGGAACGAGGGACCCTTTGTTCTTAAAAAAAACGGCACCTACTACCAGATGTACAGCGCCGGTTTTTTCGGTGATGACACTTACGGGGTGTATTATGCCACCTCCAGAGTCCCGATGGGAAGCGGAGGGATGGACGATACCTCATGGAAAAAATGGGGCAGGGGAAAGCCGATCCTGAAAACCAATGAAGCCTGCCACGGTCCCGGGCACCATGTGGTGGTAAAAGGCCCTGACGGTGTCGAGGACTTTATTGTCTACCACGGCTACGAACCAGGTGAAAATCTCCCGGAACGGAGAGTGCGTCTCGGGCGGCTTTCGTGGGAGGATGATCATATCCTCCTTGAACCGCCTGTAACTGGCGAACTTCCGATGCCCCGGAAGCCGGATTTTGACGGCCGCTTTCTTACTGATCCGGCCCGGATTAATAAAGGCCTTGCTTCCTGTGCCTTTGACGATTACCTGTTTGAAACAAACGTTGCTCTTCCCGGGGGATCATGCAGTGAAGCAGGAGGGTGCCTGGCATATAAAGATGAGAATACCCGACTGGCCTGGGCGCTGAACAGACAAGCGGGGACCTTTACCGTATCTGCCAGGAAAGAGGGGAATGCTGTTTATATAGAGGAATGGCCCCTGCCGGCAGACTTTGACTATGAGGCCTATCATACTGTGCGCGCAGTGGTGAGCGGCGAAAAGGTATCGATCAGAATTGACAGCATAGAGGTGGCGTTTCTATCGTGGAGCACAGGCGGAAAAGCAATGGTTTCCGAAGACAGCTGTGCAGATTACAGAGGCACGATTTTGACCGAGCTGCAACGATGA
- a CDS encoding family 43 glycosylhydrolase produces the protein MKKLLAGAGVLAAAAVIAGGIYAFTNDSAPSAGPDYENPVFEPVIADPSVIRGEDGYFYAYGTEDNWGDGMGSRVVPIVRSQNLTDWDYVGEAFQTKPDWKEDGGIWAPDIVYFNDQYYLYYSQSTWGDPNPAIGVAVADDPAGPFDDQGKLFDSEEIGVPNSIDPQLFIKEDGTPYLFWGSWYGIWGIEISDDGLDYVGEKFQIAGTDFEAPYIIERDDYFYFFGSKGSCCEGQFSEYRVAVGRSESFDGPYLDKDGNELNDSSGTVILSGGEGFAGPGHNAVITDDAGQDWMIYHAIDKETPWIGSGVTRRPLMLDRIIWEDGWPQIEGGVPGEGSQEGPAIEQ, from the coding sequence ATGAAAAAATTACTGGCAGGAGCAGGTGTGCTTGCTGCCGCAGCGGTTATTGCAGGAGGCATCTATGCTTTCACGAACGACTCAGCACCGTCTGCAGGCCCGGATTACGAAAACCCGGTATTTGAGCCGGTGATTGCCGATCCATCTGTGATCAGAGGGGAAGACGGGTACTTTTACGCATACGGTACGGAAGATAACTGGGGGGATGGTATGGGGAGCCGTGTGGTTCCGATCGTCCGTTCTCAGAATCTCACAGACTGGGACTATGTAGGAGAGGCATTTCAGACAAAGCCGGACTGGAAGGAGGATGGTGGAATCTGGGCACCTGATATCGTTTACTTCAACGATCAGTATTACCTCTATTACTCCCAGTCCACCTGGGGAGATCCGAACCCGGCGATCGGGGTCGCTGTAGCGGATGATCCTGCCGGTCCTTTTGACGATCAGGGGAAACTGTTTGACAGCGAGGAAATTGGTGTTCCCAACTCGATTGACCCTCAGCTGTTTATAAAAGAAGACGGAACACCCTACCTTTTCTGGGGCAGCTGGTACGGGATCTGGGGAATTGAGATTTCAGATGACGGCCTCGACTATGTGGGCGAGAAATTCCAGATTGCCGGCACGGATTTTGAGGCTCCCTACATTATTGAAAGGGATGATTATTTTTACTTCTTTGGATCAAAAGGATCCTGCTGTGAAGGGCAGTTCAGCGAGTACAGAGTGGCCGTTGGCCGATCGGAATCGTTTGACGGCCCGTACCTTGATAAAGACGGAAACGAGTTGAACGACTCAAGCGGTACCGTCATCCTCAGCGGAGGAGAAGGGTTTGCAGGACCGGGGCATAACGCCGTTATTACAGATGACGCGGGGCAGGACTGGATGATCTATCATGCGATTGATAAAGAAACGCCGTGGATTGGCAGCGGTGTGACAAGACGGCCGCTTATGCTGGACCGGATTATCTGGGAAGATGGGTGGCCGCAGATTGAAGGTGGCGTGCCCGGGGAAGGCAGCCAGGAAGGTCCGGCCATTGAGCAGTAA